From the genome of Candidatus Electrothrix communis, one region includes:
- a CDS encoding beta-ketoacyl-[acyl-carrier-protein] synthase family protein, whose translation MSDVSLPDAQPDVQRIVITGVGLTAPGGSNTLADFREQVLAGRSGISTIDLRYMDTYPAGICEFPETKYRKKKENKRGTRAGCIGVYCAGEALADAGIDFSEYDRSRTGVYMGLTEHGTVETENEVYNISKFDYNVDYWTHHHNPRTVLNNPAGEITMKFGITGPHYAVGAACAAGNAALIQGSQMLRLGEVDLALCGGLSECVGSFGIFASFRAQGALAEHEDPTKASRPLDQDRNGIVISEGGCVFTLERLDKALARGAKIYGEVAGYAMNSDARDFVLPHGPRQAECIRLALERAGLTPEDISIINTHATGTKQGDVEECKALAEVFAGCSAVRSNNTKSIIGHAMGAAGVLELAANLSSFEDNFVHPTINLDNPDPACALPGLVAGKAEKVEQVETILNNSFGMVGINSVRHYQEIYGRLNLFMVLLFPFAKKGLADIFTIKG comes from the coding sequence ATGTCTGATGTCTCTTTGCCGGATGCACAACCGGATGTACAACGCATAGTAATAACCGGAGTGGGCCTGACTGCACCCGGAGGGTCTAATACCCTTGCGGATTTTCGTGAGCAGGTTCTTGCGGGTCGAAGCGGGATCTCCACTATTGATCTGCGCTATATGGATACCTATCCTGCTGGGATCTGCGAGTTCCCGGAAACCAAGTACCGTAAAAAAAAGGAAAACAAGCGGGGGACCAGAGCCGGTTGTATCGGGGTGTACTGTGCCGGAGAGGCCTTGGCTGATGCCGGGATAGATTTCTCCGAGTATGATCGCAGCCGCACCGGGGTCTATATGGGCCTGACCGAACACGGCACGGTGGAAACGGAAAATGAGGTCTATAATATAAGTAAGTTTGACTATAATGTCGATTACTGGACCCATCATCATAATCCGCGAACCGTTCTCAATAATCCGGCTGGCGAAATTACTATGAAGTTCGGGATCACCGGTCCGCATTACGCGGTCGGGGCAGCCTGTGCTGCTGGTAATGCCGCTTTGATCCAAGGTTCCCAGATGCTTCGTCTCGGCGAGGTCGACCTTGCCCTCTGCGGCGGCTTATCCGAATGTGTCGGCTCTTTTGGCATCTTTGCCAGCTTCCGTGCCCAAGGAGCTTTGGCTGAGCATGAGGATCCGACCAAGGCCAGTCGCCCACTGGATCAGGATCGGAACGGGATCGTTATTTCTGAAGGCGGTTGTGTCTTCACCTTGGAGCGCCTGGACAAGGCCCTTGCCCGAGGGGCAAAGATCTACGGGGAAGTTGCTGGCTATGCCATGAACTCCGATGCCCGTGATTTTGTCCTTCCCCATGGCCCACGTCAGGCCGAGTGCATCCGTTTAGCTCTTGAACGGGCCGGATTGACTCCAGAGGATATCAGCATTATTAATACCCATGCCACCGGCACCAAGCAGGGTGATGTGGAGGAGTGCAAGGCCTTGGCAGAGGTCTTTGCCGGTTGCTCCGCTGTCAGAAGCAATAACACAAAGTCCATAATCGGGCACGCTATGGGCGCTGCTGGAGTTTTAGAATTGGCTGCAAACCTCTCATCTTTTGAAGATAATTTTGTCCATCCGACTATTAATTTGGATAATCCTGATCCAGCCTGCGCCCTCCCAGGCTTGGTTGCCGGGAAGGCGGAGAAGGTTGAGCAGGTAGAGACAATTCTTAATAATTCTTTCGGCATGGTAGGAATAAATTCAGTACGTCATTATCAAGAGATTTATGGCAGACTAAACCTTTTTATGGTACTGTTATTCCCTTTTGCCAAAAAAGGGTTGGCAGATATTTTCACCATAAAGGGTTGA
- a CDS encoding acyl carrier protein: MTRDEIKDIILEIIEDIDEDADFDDLDADQPLRDQLDLDSMDFLDIVMELRKRYKLQIPEEDYPELATLTSCVNYLEPKLKDV; encoded by the coding sequence ATGACCCGTGATGAAATCAAGGATATAATCCTTGAAATTATTGAAGATATAGATGAGGATGCGGATTTCGATGATTTGGATGCGGATCAGCCTCTTCGAGATCAGTTAGACCTTGATTCTATGGATTTTCTTGATATCGTGATGGAGCTGCGGAAACGCTATAAGCTTCAGATTCCGGAAGAGGACTATCCTGAGCTCGCCACCTTGACCAGTTGCGTCAACTATCTTGAGCCTAAACTGAAAGACGTTTAA